CGCTCATTAGCCTTCATGAGGGCAAGCCCTTTTCCCGTCTGAGTGCAAGACAAAATATCGTGCATGTAGATATGACTTGTTTTCTCCGTGACTGGAAACTCTGTGCAGTAGGAATTATCAGGCACGCAGAGTTCAAGCTTGAGAGAATACAGGTCTGTAGCGCCTTGTACGGATGAAAGCTTATTACCGGCTTGTGCTGCTTGAGCACACAAGATAGTGATGCCCAACGTTATTGCTACAGCTGAGGAGTTTTTCATAATTGTTCCTTTCATGACTGGCTGCCGCCCTCACCGATGACTGCGCAAAAAACTCATAATATCTGAAAATCAGATATCTGGAAATCAGATATATCTTTCGAGGCTGACCTTTCCGAGACAGCCCGCCGTGCCCAAGACAATCTATAGACCGGAACACGCTGCACTGCTTTCACTCCTGAGAAAATATAGGAAGGCATCCGGACTGACTCAGGTGGAGTGCTCAAAGGCGCTGAATCGCCCACAATCGTTTATGAGTGACGTCGAAAGCGG
This genomic stretch from Pseudomonas synxantha BG33R harbors:
- a CDS encoding helix-turn-helix domain-containing protein, which encodes MPKTIYRPEHAALLSLLRKYRKASGLTQVECSKALNRPQSFMSDVESGTRRLDIVQLRDLCAVLGVSLCELVEELEKAIKASN